AACTAAATATAACGTTTTACAAATTTATTATCGAGTCGGAGAACCCTATGACCCCAATAATCCACAACACAAAGACGAAGATGGAGATCAATTGGCTGATGATGCCCGTGGTAGGACTTCCATTATCGCTGAAAACTATGCGGAGATTATCCCTGCAGCAGTTGCGAAATGCAACACATAAGACGAATCAAGGGATGACTTTGATGGAAATTATGATCGTTGTTGTTATTACAGGGATTTTAGCAGTAGTCGGCGCACCTAGTCTCATGAGTATTCTACAAGGCGATCAAGTGCAACAAGGGTTAGACCAAGTTTATAGTGCATTACAAGATTCTCAAAAACAAGCGATTCGTCTGTCAAAACAATGCACTATTACCCTTAATAAAGATGCTGATCCCCCAACGATTTCTAGTTCAGATACTGCTTGTTTAGTGTCTACAAATCGAGAATTACCTGACGGTGTTGTCATGAAAATAGGAACCAAGCTTGAGAGCGGTATCACCTTTTCTTTTAAAGGGACGACAACGGCATCAGGAACTATTGTTGTTGAACGCAAGAGCAGTAAAGCAACGGACGAAAAACAATGTCTCGTTATTAGTAACGGTTTAGGAATTATGCGAAAAGGTGTTTATAAGGGGGATACTTCCTCATCAGTCACAGCAGACAATTGTCAAACATCAATATAAAATTATCCAAGGAAAATCATGGTAAAAATTTATTTACAACTTTTACAAAAAAAACGTTCTTCTGCTGGTTGGACGTTAGCAGAATTATTGATTGCTGCTGCTTTAACCTTAGTGGTTGTTATGGCGGCAGGATGGGGTTTAGTGAACATTTTACGGGAAAGTAAAGTTGCCAATGCCACCTCAGAAATGCAATATGATCTGAACCGTGCCGCTGAATTTATCACTGAAGAAGTTCGCGGAGCATCGGTAATTGAAACCAGCTTAACGGATGATGATTTTAAAACCTATGCCCCTGATTTTAATCCCACGGGTAAAACGCCAGTTCTGATGCTCAAAAATCCAGAATTGCCTCAACGGGTTGTTTATTATATTAAAGACGCTGATTCCACAATGCCTTGGCGTGGCCCGGCCGTTCTTTATCGTTGGGGGCCATCTTTTACAGACGATGGTACATACGATTCTGATACAAAATCAGACACCAGTAGCTGGCAGAATGAGGCCCTAGTTGACATGATGTTAACAGCCTTAGATCCGGAGCAAAAACAATGTAGAAACTTACCCCCTGATGTGGAAAGTCCTAACACCTATATTGCCACTGATGGTCAAGGTAAACAATGGTATCGTCTCCCTCAAAAAGAAGCTGATGTGAAAGGATTTTTTGCCTGTGTCCGAGAAGATAAACAACTGGCCCAATTAAATATTTATGGGACGACTGTATACACGAATAAAGACGGCAAGGCAAAGGGACAACTACAAACAGTTGCTTCTGGTAAAGAGAACTCTCGCTTTGATACCAGCTATGAAATCACAACTCAAGCCTTTGCTCGCTCAGAAAAGGTCGGCAGTAATGGAGAAGATATTCCCAATTATTATGTTGAACCGAACACCAATATGATTAATCCAGAAGAATATGGTAAGGCACAAATATCAGTATTAAGCTTGAATATTCCCTGTATGGATGGTTCTAATGCCGATCCGAATACAGTTACAACAATGGTCACTCAGCCTGATGTTACTAAAACAATTGGCAGTCCAGTCACAGGAACCAGTTCTAATACCCCTGGTGATTTTGAGGAGGACGAAGAACTAATGGTAGAGATCTCTGACGATGGAATTTGTACATTTGCTAATACCATTCAGCTATCTGATACATCTTTCTCACAACCTCACGTTAAATATGCTTCCAACGATAGCAAATATCTACAGTTAGATAAAATTATTACTGATGCTACTGAACGAACAAAAATCGCAACAACCTTGAGTAGTAAGGGTTTATTGCAATCAGATGGCAACACTTTAAAGTTAGCGGATAACCAAATTGTTTATTTCTTTGAATTTGAGTTTAAAGAACTTGATCCTATTGCTAAAACATATGCTTCTCAAATTGATGCAGAGTACAATGATGCCGTGATTTTGGTGAATCTGTCTAAGTAATAAGCAGATGGGGACTGGTAGGGGTCAACGGCCGTTGACCCCTACAATTGTTTCTCTGGTCTGTAATGATTGAGTAGAAAACATTTTGTTGAATACTCAATCATGAACTGGTGGCAAAAACTTCAAAATAATCCTTTAGCCCGTTTTGGGGCAATTTTACTCATAATTTTCTACATCGCAGTTATCGCAGCCGATTTTGTAGCTCCCTACGATCCCTACTCATCCCAAGCTGACGGTTCCTTACTACCCCCGACACAGATTCATTGGACAACGCCAACAGGTGAATTTATCGGCCCCCATGTTTATCCCACAACCCAAAGTCCTACCAATGTGGAAACGGGTAAACGCACCTTAAATGTTGACTTTGAGCAACCTTCTCCCCTTCGCTTTTGGCTAAAAGGGGATAGTTATCAACTTTTTCAAATTCGCCTCCCCTTACCTCCTTCTTTTCAAGAAGTGGAACTATTTAAAGGAATTCCTGTTAATCGTCATCTTTTTGGCACCGTTGGCCCCGCTAAAATCAATTTATTGGGAACGGATGAACAAGGGCGAGATCAATTTAGTCGCCTCTTATTTGGGGGCAGAATTAGCCTCTTTATTGGCTTAGTTGGCATTATTATCTCTTTCCCTCTGGGGATGATCGTTGGGGGCATTTCTGGCTATTTTGGCGGCTGGATTGATGCGGTTTTGATGCGTCTGGTGGAAGTTTTAATGACCATTCCTGGGATTTATCTCTTAGTTGCCCTGGCCGCTGTGCTTCCCCCTAGTTTAACCAGCGCACAGCGATTTTTATTAATTGTGTTGATTACTTCGTTTATTGGTTGGTCAGGACTTGCTAGGGTAATTCGGGGACAAGTTCTTTCTTTAAAGGAACAGGACTTTGTACAAGCGGCCAAAGCGATGGGGGCTACTCCTTGGCGCATTATTGTCCGTCATGTTCTTCCCCAAACGGCAACTTATATCATTATTTCTGCTACTTTAGCCGTTCCTGGTTTTATTGTTGCTGAATCAGTCTTAAGTCTGATTGGGTTAGGTATTCAACAACCTGATCCCAGTTGGGGCAATTTACTCTCTGTTTCCACTAATGCCTCAATTTTGGTGCTGCAACCCTGGTTAATTTGGCCTCCTGCCCTATTAATCATCCTGACGGTGCTATCTTTCAATTTACTGGGAGATGGCTTAAGGGATGCTCTTGATCCTCGTAGCTTGGAATAGAGGACTGTTTGTATATTTTTGTTACACTCTCCTTGTTGCTAATGATTCTCCCTTGACTTTTTAGGAAAAGTTACGCGAAACTTACAATAATTAGAGTCGTTTCTGCATTAAATGTTAATTTTTGTTAAAATTTGATTCAGATTGCTACAGTTGATCAAGATTTGTATCTTGAGTTAGGCTGGCATCATAAACCCCAAACCCCCATAAACCCATTCTAGAATCAGCCATGACCATGGAAACCCTAGAATTCATTATTTATCCTGATGGCCGTGTTAAAGAAACGGTAACAGGCATAGTCGGAGCCTCTTGTCAAGAGGTAACAGCAGCGATCGAAGCACAATTAGGGCGAGTTATTTCTCAAGAAAAGACCTCCCAATATTACGATCAACCGGTGAATCAAGCAACAAAAGCCACAAATCAGGCGACTTTTAGTGATTGGTAACTATTTCTGCTCTCTTTTGTCAAACCCTCTTTAATTGTTGAGTTACAAAGCAAATGTCACACTTTAGCAACATCAAAACCCAAATTCGTAATCTTACTTCCCTCAAAGCTGCTCTTGATGGCCTGGGAATTGACTGGAAAGAAGGGCCTCATAGCGTTAGAGGTTATCAAGGCCAAACCAAAACCGCCGAGGTAGTGGTGGAACAAGAGAACAATTATGATATTGGGTTTAGTTGGAATGGCAGCGAATACGAATTAGTCGCTGATTTACAATACTGGCAACAACCCTTATCCGTAGAAGGCTTTCTTAAGCAAGTGACTCAAGGCTATGCTTATCATACCGTCATTAATGAATCAGCTAAGCAAGGGTTTCAATTGGCGCAACAACAAAAGAATGAAGATGGTTCAATTCGCTTAGTTGTTCAACGTTGGAGTACCTAATGGCTGATTTTTCCCCTACCCCTGAACGCTCTGGTTTTGAACCGGAGTTAGGGGGCATTTTGCGAGATATCCCTGAAAGAACGGGATTTGAGCCGGAGTTAGGGGGTCAACTTCGGCAACAAGGGGTATATGTAGATGAAGTGACTTGTATTGGTTGTAAACACTGCGCCCATGTTGCCCCAAATACTTTTTATATTGAACCAGCTTATGGGCGATCGCGGGTTTACCATCAAGATGGGGACGAAGAAGACACCATCCAAGAGGCCATTGATACCTGTCCCGTTGATTGTATCCATTGGGTCGATTATACCGACTTAAAGCGGCGAGAAGAACTCAGGAAGAATCAGGAAATCAAGCCCTTGGGGTTTCCTCAAATTCATCGAGATCCTAAGAAAAAGAAAAGACAATTTAGAAAAGACTAATTGTTGAACGTTTTTCAGTTACCAAGAATGTAACGCCCTTAATTGCGGCGTTTTTTTAATCTAAAGGAAGAATACTTTCCACCCCATTAATTTTTTACCAAGGCGAAACACAATGGCATTGCCTAAGCCCAATTCTTTAACCCCTTCAATGAGCAACTGTTCTTGTTCTCGGATAGAATCAAGTAAATGAGGACATTGCACAAAGTCTAGACAAACGACGGTAGAACAGTCCCACGGTTCCCTAAAGACTTGACATTGGGATGGTAATAAATTAACGAGAGTGCGAAATCGCTGAATAGCTGCTTTTTCTAATTCAGCAGTTGTACATTCAAAGGGTAAATGTGGATTGTTCATAAAATCTTCATCATCTAGCAAGAAAGTTAACATAATCTTCAGGTGAGCTTAGCTGAAAACTATTGATTAGTAAGGGTTTGCTCATTCTTAGTAACGCCCACTATTGTCCGTTTAATCATGATCCCTGACCTAGTTATTAAGGTAACACTAATGAGCCAAAATTATTGTAATTGTTTTAACTAAGTTTGCTATTTGTTAAGATGTAATAATAATCTAAAAGTTTGTTAGAATACATTTCTTAGGTTTCTATTTCTTGATTTCCTAACAGGGGTTGTAATCCTTGTTTGGGTGTCCATTGAATTGCACCATCTTGTTGTAGCCAATAGAGTTGAATTCTGCTATTTTGCAATTTTTGTCTGAGGGTGTCTGAAATAAAAGGGGTTGAAGCGATCAGTATTTTCGGGTTAATTTTTTCTAACCAGGTTATGGATAATCTTTTTCCTGACCATAATAAAACGTCAAGAGGTTGACTAAAATCTTGGGGGGTTAAATCGTAAGAGTTGTTACCACTGTTTAGCCATAACCAAGATTGACCAGATATCTCCCATTTTAGCGTAAAGGGTTTCGTGTTTAACAGGTAAATTTTAGTTGAGTCTAGCATGATAGTTTCTGTACTAGATAGACGTTGCCCATTTTCTTGGGGTTTCCCTAAACTATAAAAAAAATGGTCAACTTTTAGATCGGGTTTAAGGGTTAACCAAGAGTTAATATCTTGAGAATTAGGAACAATTATACTTGTGATGTGATTAATTCCTTGTTGAGATAAAAAGGGTAAAAGTGTGTATTTAATGCTGTTTTCATCCCCAAGATTAATCACGGTAATGTTACCACGCTCTTGAATAATTATAATTGGTTCATATCGGCTATTTAAAATTGTGATTTGCAATTGAGTGATGTTTTTATAGATAATTGGAGTCACTATTAAAAGCACCATGAATAAGCTCAAAAACCCCCAGTTTTTTTGGCATTTTTTATTAAAACAAATTAATATTAATAATCCATAAATTAATAACAGAATTTCTAGAGAAATTTTACCGACAGCTAAAGAACTTAAACTGAGCCGAGGAAAGAATTGTCCTAGGGTTAATAATAAATCGCTTGGCCAGGAAAGTAATTGAGCAATATATCCCCCAATATCAGGGGAAATAAAAGTAACAGCAGCACTAATCATTCCCCCAATAATGATTAATGTAATCAAAGGAGTTGTGACCAGATTACAGAGAACAGCAGAAAAACTAAAACTGTAGAATATAGACATAATTAGGGGAGATGTCCAAATTGATGCTGCAACAGGAACAGCGATCATTGAGCCAATTTTTGGAGGTAAGAAATCTAATTTTTTTTGAATTGCAGGACTGGTAACAATTAAGCCAAATGTTGCCAAAAAGCTCAGTTGAAAACTCAAATCCCAAATCCATAAAGGATTGATAATTAACAGGAGAAAACCTGCCAATCCTAAAGAACCAAGAGGATTTATTCTTCTGTCTAAAGTCTCCCCAATTAGAATCATTATTCCCATAAAACTTGCCCTAAGAATTGATGGTTGTGCGCCAGTTAATCCCGTATAAAAACTTAGAATTATAATACCAATTATCAGTTTTTTACGAGGGGATAATGACTGAGTAAACCTTAAGACAAGTCCTAAGATTAATGCGACATGAAAGCCTGATGCAGCTAAAATATGAGCTAAGCCCGATTTAATAAATAAATCCCGAATATCCGGGGGCAAATCGACCGCCCGCCTTCCTAAGAGCATAGAACTAATCATAAGTCCTTTGTTTGCTCCCAAAGAATTAGTGAAAGTCTTAATAATTCGCTGTCTTAATTTTGTCCATGACCAAAATGGTTCTGGCCCTTTAAAGATAATTTTTTCTCCTTTTAAACCAGAAAATGCTCCCTCTTTCGCCAAATAATTTTTAAAATCAAAAGAACCTGGATTTTTTGGCGATCGCGGTTTATATAAACTGCCCTCAATAATAATTGTTTGGCCAGGATAAATTAACTGATTTTCAGCCAAAGGAATTGTGACATAAAGCTTACCTTCTACCAATTTAGAGGGAGTTTGTTGACGAATGATTTCAACTTTTTTGGCTTTAAACCAAAACTTATGACGCTGATTATTGGTCAGTCGTGGTTCAGATAAAACTTGACCTAATACCCTCACAATTTGAGGACGAAAATCTTCTTTAATTAGTTGACTAATATCATTAGGATGAGGTTGAGGAATACGCCATTGCAAATAGAGCGAACCCCCAAGGGCAACGAGAGCAATAATAAGCCAAAATTGACCCCTAGGACATCTACGCCAGGGTTGTTTTAAGAGGAAAAAACTGCCGTAAGTCAAAAATCCGATGCTTAAAATAACCAGTCCCCATTGTAGCCAAGACGGATGAGGGTTAGGAAAACCAAACAATCCCGTTAATAATAAACCCCCAATATAAGCTAAGGTTAAAATAACCCAATGATGGCGACTCATTTAACCTTCCCCATAGTCCCTTGTGGTTGTTTTACCCATAAAACAAATTACCAAGTTATAACCAGATGATTTTTGCTGTTCCTCCCTAAGATAGACAGCTTTGTGTTTTCTAAGTTCTAATTTATCAACATTAAACCGAAAGCTTCTCAATCCTAAAAATTGTTAACAAAATCCTTCAGATCTAAAATTACAGGAGAAGAGTGAGGTAATCTGAAAACATAAGAAAAGAGTGATCATAAAAGGATGAATCTTCCCCTTACGCCAGAAATCTCCCTGTACCAATTAACCCAAACTCTGGGAACCTCACCCTCTGCTTTAACCATCAAAGCCAGTACCTTGAGAGAACGGGTTGATAGCTTAATTCAATTTTTACTCGATCAACAGATTCGGGCAACGGTTTGGGCAAAATTGCCCACTCATCCCCGTTGGTGGGCTACCCTAGAAGCATATCAACAAGAAGGCCTCGCCGAAGAAGTCTATCGCTGTACCATTAGTCGAGGAGGGGGAACCACTCCTTCCCGCCAGACATCCCCAGAGCATTATTCCTCAAAAGATAGCATAACTCCAATTGTTCTAGAAGCGAGTTCCCAACTAAAAAGAGAGTATTTTTGTCTAATTCTCTCCCCTCAATTTTGTAGCCTGATTTTAGCCCAAGAACAAATCCCGTCGGGACAAGAACCCCCTTCAGGACTGTTAGAACCGTCTTTTCTCAAGCTAGTTTATAGTTTTGATCCCGTAGTCATTCAGCGAGTCCTAACGGGAATTAAACGAATGATTACGATTACAGATATTACACCGGTAGAACTTCTCACCGACTCGGTTTTAACTTTTCCCTTACCATCAAGCGTTGATTCGGCCTTGTTAACCCAATTATTGCATCGACAATTACGAGAAAATCAATTGGCCCAAGAGTCGTCCCAACTCAGACAAGACACCCTCCCCAAACAACCAACGGCCGTTAGCTTTCTCAACTTAGGAGAAGACTTTCTTAAAACCCTCACCAGGGAACTAAGTATACCTCTAACCAATATGAAAACGGCCTTGCGGTTGTTAGAGTCAAAACAACATAAACGAGAACTACGTCAACGCTATTTGGACTTATTGAAAGGAGAATGCGATCGCCAAAATATTCTGATTACAGGGTTACAAGAATTAATCCAACTCAACCAACCCCTTGACGAAACAGACCTCACTGTTAAACTAGAAGAGGTTGTTCCAGGGATTGTCAGCACCTATCAAGCGATCGCAGAAGAAAAGGGCATCATCTTAGGCTATACCATTCCCCCAGGGTTTCCCCATGTCACTTGTCCTGGAGTTTGGTTGCGGCGCATTTTACAAAACTTGATTCACAATAGCTTAAAATTTACCCCGGCTAACGGTAGGATTTCTGTACAAGCCGTTCTTAAACCGGAAGGGGTAGAATTATCCGTGAGTGATACGGGTATTGGCATAGAAAACAGCGATCTGCCGAGGATTTTTGACAGTTTCTATCGGGGACGAAATACCCTTCCCAATACGACAGAAGGAATCGGACTGGGTTTAGCCATTGTTCGTCACTTAGTGGAGCAATCTGGAGGCAAAATTGAGGTGGCCTCTCAGGTTGGTAAGGGAACTATCTTTAGAATACTTTTTCCAGTTGAATTATCCTCCTAAAGTTATTAGGTAATATGCCCCAAACAAACCTATGATGCACGGTTTTATTCCACCCCAACGCTTTTTTCCCTATCTGACTTGGACTGAAATTCAGGGGATGAAAGACAAAGAAAATGTCGTCATTGTGCAACCCGTTGGGGCCATTGAACAACATGGCCCCCATTTGCCAATTGTTGTGGATTCTGCCATTAGTATGGGGGTTTTGGGAAAGGCCCTAGGGCAATTAGAACCGGAAATTCCGGCTTATGCCTTACCCTGCCTTTATTATGGCAAATCCAATGAGCATTGGCATTTTCCAGGAACCATTACCCTAAACGCGACAACCTTATTAGCTGTGATCATGGAAGTCGCTGCGAGTATTTATCGTTCGGGTTTTCGTAAACTGGTTTTAATGAATTCCCATGGGGGACAACCCCAAATTATGGAAATTGCGGCTAGGGACATTCATCAACAATATTCAGACTTTTGTGTATTTCCCTTATTTACCTGGCGCGTTCCCCATATTGCCAAAGAATTACTGACACCACAAGAATTAGAATACGGCATTCACGCAGGGGACGCAGAAACCAGCATCCTTCTTTCCCTATTACCCGATCATGTGAAGATGGAAAAGGCAGTGAAGGAATATCCCCAAGGGTTGCCAGAGAATAGTTTACTGAGTATGGAAGGAAAATTACCTTTTGCTTGGTTAACCCAAGAATTAACCCAAAGTGGGGTGATGGGAGATGCAACAACGGCGACTCAAGAAAAAGGCGATCGCCTCTTAGCCTCTGTCGCTGAGGGTTGGGTACAAGTGATCAGGGATATCTACCAATTTCGTCAACCGACTTTTACTTAATCAACCCCTGTAAAAATCAATCAAGGAATAAGCTAAGTAAAATTACCGTCCATTAATGAAATAAATGGCACAATTTTTCTGTAGATTTACGGAAGATTGACGAATATTACTGATAGGGATATTTTCTATTAATTCAACTAGAATTTCAAGAGAAATTTCTGTATTTTTACTTATATATAATTGTAGCAATTAAATAAATAATCCGTATTTTTAACGAGGTTTTTTGAACTATTTTTTCCACCAAAACATCTCTCTTTATCTAAACTTTAAAATAAAATAACTTATTGATTAATTTTTCGGTTAAGAGTTGCCATAAGCTATTAATATATGCCAAGCTTAAGGTAACGGAAGATACCCTGTAGGGGCTAATAAATCTAACATATTTTTCAGATTTATCATTTCCTTATATCAACCAGACTATTTCCTATATTTAGTATCTAGAAGTCAACCTTACTTAAAATACAAAAATGATTATGAGACCTCTTACCTTACTGCCAAAAACCTTAATGGGGGCTGCCTGTGCCTTCTCTATTTTAGGCTATGGACTCGATGCCAGTGCTGCCAATTTAGTCCCAGTAGATATTGAATTAGTCTTTGCCATAGATGCTTCTGATAGTATTTCGTCAGAAGATTATAATCAACAAATTAATGCTCTCAATAATATTTTTACCAATCCGAATTTTTTTAATAAATTTGTTGATCCTTTGCCCACTAAAAGCTTAGCCGTTAGTGCTTATCAATTTGGTACAACTTCTGCAGGGACTAGCAATACTCCTGTGGTGACTAAAATTGTTGATTGGACATTGATCAACGAAGAGCATCCTTCATCAGCCGCGGACTTTGGGCAACAACTGGTAACAGGAAGTCAAACAAAAATTGGTAACTGGTCGCCAATCGGTAATGCAATCGATACGATAGTTAATGATTTACTAACCAATAATTACAAGGGTCACAAAGTTATGAATCTGTCCAGTGATGGATTTAACTTTGGTAGTACCATTCAGCCGTTTTATGCTGCTAGTGATGCTTATGTGGAAGGTATAACCATTAATGTCCTTGCCATACCTGCCTCACAGTTGGATTATGGCCCATTGACTTCTAATGAGAGCTATAAGATTGCCACATTGAGAAAAATTGTTGATCCTTATCCAAATGTTCCAGCTGACTTGAAACCGAAAAATTTTGATGGTAGTCCTGCCTTTGTGATGACAGACTATGCAGATGGACTGGTGTCCTTAGAGGTGGCATTCAGTTCAAAATTATTGAAAGAAACCGTTGGCAGTCTCACAGGTTCAGGTTCATCCACCGATTCAGGTTCATCCACCGATTCAGGTTCATCCACCGACTCAGGTTCATCCACCGACTCAGGTTCATCCACCGACTCAGGTTCATCCACCGACTCAGGTTCATCCACCGATTCAGGCATATTCACCGATGATGCTGAATCAGTTCCCGAACCCAGTTCATTATTGGGGTTACTAGGGATTACTGTATTAGGTTTACTCGGTCAACGTAAACAACGATAATCCTAGACATCATCAACCGGATTTTATATGTCGAACGAGGGACTAATATGCTGACTTCTTATCAACCCATAGGATTATTGTACCTATGGGTTACTTATTTTGGTAAAATTGCCTCTGGACAGAAAATAATCAAGAAGCAATGACCACCCACTATTACGTTTTAGCCAGTCAACGCTTTCTCTTAGAAGAAGAACCCCTAGAAGAAGTGCTTCGAGAAAGAATACGAGACTATCAAGAAAAAAACAAAGAAATTGACTTTTGGTTAGTCAAGCAACCCGCTTTTATTGAGGCTCCAGAACTCACAGAAGTTAAAGCCAAATGTCCTCAACCGAGTGCGGCCATTATTTCTACCAATTCCCAGTTTATAACCTGGTTAAAATTGCGATTAGAATATGTTGCTCAAGGAGAATTTGAGGCCCCTTCTGCCACCATACCCGAACCCTTAGCTTCTTTAGAACCAGTTTCCTAGTTGATACCACACCCTAAAGGGCGAGGTTAATTAGATAAAGCCTGCTTAGGCAGGCTATTTTCTTTGCTGTGTAGAGCCGCATAGTTTGACCTGTCGGCGTTGTTTGGCTTAACCATCTGGGGTAATTTCTTTCTCCTTAACTTCACCCAAGGTTCCTAATAATTCGGCCGGTTTATTATTAATGGATAACTTAACTGCCCCCGCATTTCCTGCCCGAATGATGAGAGTTTCTTGCGCTTTCCAAGTTTGTTGTGCGCCTTTTTCTAAAATGCCCTCATATTCCGTTTTACCATCCACTTCTACCTTTAACCAAGAATCGTCTTCTAGTTGCACGGCGGCACTCACGGGGCCGGTTGGGGCTACCCCAGGACTCACAGTCGGCTCTGGCGTTGGGGTAGCGGGGGCTTCTGGGGGCGTTTCAGAGGCAACGGAAGCGTTGTTACTGACAACCTCTGGTTGAGGGGTTTCAGGCTTTTCTATGGTGGGTGTAACCGATATTGGTGCTTCTGTTGGCGTTGCTAATAGGGGAGAGGGTTTTTCAGAAGAAATAAACTTTTCGGGGTTTGGGGCTGCAGTAGACTCAGTTATGGCTGGAGATTTTGATTGGGACTGGGTTGGGGAATTTTTGACTTGCTGCGTTGGATTATTTTTCGCTCTGGTTTCAGAAACAGGAGGGCGAGAAAATAAATAAAATAGTCCCCCAATAGCAACCCCTAAAAGGAGAAGATAGACCCAAATTAGTTTCAATTGTTTGGGTAAAGTCACCTGAGTTTTTTCCGTTGTTTCTTGAGAGAACTCAGGTAGGTTTCTGGGTTGAGAAGCCACCGTAACCGCCGATTTTTTGGGCTTATGAGTGGCTTTGGGGGGAGGTTCTTGGCCAAGACTATCTTCAATGAGAGGTGGGGCCACCAAATTAGGGGAAATTTCCGGTTTCTCCTCCCTTTGGGCCGCAATTTTG
This genomic window from Crocosphaera sp. UHCC 0190 contains:
- a CDS encoding DUF1194 domain-containing protein, with protein sequence MRPLTLLPKTLMGAACAFSILGYGLDASAANLVPVDIELVFAIDASDSISSEDYNQQINALNNIFTNPNFFNKFVDPLPTKSLAVSAYQFGTTSAGTSNTPVVTKIVDWTLINEEHPSSAADFGQQLVTGSQTKIGNWSPIGNAIDTIVNDLLTNNYKGHKVMNLSSDGFNFGSTIQPFYAASDAYVEGITINVLAIPASQLDYGPLTSNESYKIATLRKIVDPYPNVPADLKPKNFDGSPAFVMTDYADGLVSLEVAFSSKLLKETVGSLTGSGSSTDSGSSTDSGSSTDSGSSTDSGSSTDSGSSTDSGSSTDSGIFTDDAESVPEPSSLLGLLGITVLGLLGQRKQR
- a CDS encoding RodZ domain-containing protein, with the translated sequence MSKYSVTQAEQIKEIGNYLRQQRLKQALSLEQLASMTFIRLPMLKALEGGNIEQLPELIYVQGFIRRYGEAVQLDGQAISHKIAAQREEKPEISPNLVAPPLIEDSLGQEPPPKATHKPKKSAVTVASQPRNLPEFSQETTEKTQVTLPKQLKLIWVYLLLLGVAIGGLFYLFSRPPVSETRAKNNPTQQVKNSPTQSQSKSPAITESTAAPNPEKFISSEKPSPLLATPTEAPISVTPTIEKPETPQPEVVSNNASVASETPPEAPATPTPEPTVSPGVAPTGPVSAAVQLEDDSWLKVEVDGKTEYEGILEKGAQQTWKAQETLIIRAGNAGAVKLSINNKPAELLGTLGEVKEKEITPDG
- a CDS encoding MgPME-cyclase complex family protein, giving the protein MTTHYYVLASQRFLLEEEPLEEVLRERIRDYQEKNKEIDFWLVKQPAFIEAPELTEVKAKCPQPSAAIISTNSQFITWLKLRLEYVAQGEFEAPSATIPEPLASLEPVS